In Rhodoferax koreense, a genomic segment contains:
- a CDS encoding metal ABC transporter substrate-binding protein: protein MHPLIRKLLAPLAAATLLMAGTAALADPLPVTASFSILGDLVKVVGGERVNVTTLVGPDEDAHVFEPKPGDAKAILQSRLLVTNGLGFEPWAQKLARSANYKGATVVASKGVKARTLPAEKGHHHAETDPHAWQDPTNTILYVRNIATALTQLDPAGAETFQRNTDAYVKELEALDAWARQQIAALPADKRKVITSHDAFGYFAAHYGLTFLAPQGVSTEAEPSAKEVAELIRQIRREKIKAVFFENMSNPKLLAQLSKDAGVTLGAELYADALSPAGQPGATYLQMMRHNITQLTTGMQQN from the coding sequence ATGCACCCACTGATCCGCAAACTTCTCGCGCCGCTGGCGGCCGCGACCCTTTTGATGGCGGGCACAGCCGCCCTCGCCGATCCCTTGCCCGTCACGGCCAGCTTCAGCATCCTCGGTGACCTGGTCAAGGTCGTCGGCGGGGAACGCGTGAACGTGACCACCCTGGTCGGCCCCGACGAGGACGCCCATGTCTTCGAACCCAAGCCCGGCGACGCCAAGGCCATCCTGCAATCCAGGCTGCTCGTCACCAACGGCCTGGGTTTCGAACCCTGGGCGCAGAAGCTGGCGCGTTCGGCCAACTACAAGGGCGCGACCGTGGTCGCGTCCAAGGGCGTCAAGGCCCGCACGCTGCCCGCGGAGAAGGGGCACCACCATGCCGAGACCGATCCCCATGCCTGGCAGGACCCGACCAACACCATCCTCTATGTGCGCAACATCGCCACCGCGCTCACGCAGCTCGATCCTGCCGGGGCCGAAACCTTCCAGCGCAACACCGACGCCTACGTCAAGGAACTCGAAGCGCTCGACGCTTGGGCCCGGCAACAAATCGCCGCGCTGCCGGCGGACAAGCGTAAGGTCATCACCTCGCACGACGCCTTCGGCTACTTCGCCGCCCACTACGGCCTGACCTTCCTCGCGCCACAGGGCGTGTCCACCGAAGCCGAGCCCAGCGCCAAGGAAGTGGCCGAGCTGATCCGCCAGATCAGACGCGAGAAGATCAAGGCCGTGTTCTTCGAGAACATGAGCAACCCGAAGCTGCTGGCGCAGCTGAGCAAGGACGCCGGGGTCACGCTGGGCGCGGAGCTTTACGCCGACGCCTTGTCGCCCGCCGGCCAGCCGGGCGCCACCTACCTGCAGATGATGCGCCACAACATCACGCAGCTGACCACGGGCATGCAGCAGAACTGA